The Streptomyces halobius genomic interval CGCCCTGGCCGACGCGCTGGCGGGTGAGGCTGATGATGATCTGCTCCCGCGGATGAACCGCAGCGGCTTTCCGACCGCATCGCTGGCGGTGCTGACATTCAACGGTTCCTGGAAGTCGGTCGAGCACGGCGTCGGCCGGCTGGTCGCGTACTGGACGCCGCACGGCTGAGCCGCCGCGTCCACCGACACCGCTACCGCCATCGCCGCCGACGCTGCAGCGGAGAGCCGCCCGCTCGCCGTTCGCGCACGCACCTGCAGACGGGGAGTACGCATCCGCAGGCGGCGAAGAGGGCCCAGGCATCGGCCGGGGCCCTTTCGTCGCTCCCAGCACGTAGCGCCGGCCGCGGCGGCTTGCCGCATGGATCGCCGACCCGCGGCCTTCGCCGTACGCAGTGGCCGGACCGCTTGCCGCTGGAGCCTCGGCCAGAGCCTTCGCCGTACGCAGCGTCGGCCGCACCGCTAGCCACGCACAGCGTCGGCGCCGGCGCTCGCCGAGCAACGGCACCAGCACGCGCACCGCTCGCCGCTCGCTTGCTACCGGGGTGAGCGTGAGCGGAAAGCGCTCCTTTGAGGCGTGCGGCGAGCGTGCGCCGGCGCTGCGTGCGGTGAGCGGTGATGTCAGCGCGCGCCGCACGCCGCCACAGCACCGCTCACCACTCACCGCGACGGCGCACGCGCCACCCGCACGCCGCCCCGGTACTGCTCACCGCACGCTGCGCCAGCGCCACCCGCACGCCGCAGCGCTCGCCCCGTGGCCGGGCCCCTCAGCGCTCGTGCGTGTCCGCCGCCTCGACCTCTTCCCGCGTGACGCCCAGCAGATACAGCACCGTGTCCAGGAACGGCACATTCACCGCCGTGTGCGCCGCCTCGCGCACCACCGGCTTGGCGTTGAACGCGACGCCGAGACCCGCCGTGTTGAGCATGTCGAGATCGTTGGCACCGTCCCCGATCGCGACGGTCTGATCGAGCGGCACCCCTGCCTCGTGCGCGAAGTCGCGCAGCAGCCGGGCCTTGCCCGCCCGGTCCACGATGTTCCCGGTCACCTTGCCGGTGAGCTTGCCGTCGTCGATCTCCAGCGTGTTGGCGGAGGCGAAGTCCAGCCCCAGCTCGTCCTTGAGCGCATCGGTGACCTGGGTGAAACCGCCCGATACGACGCCGACTTGGTAGCCGAGCCGCTTGAGGGTCCGCACCAGGGTGCGCGCCCCGGGGGTGAGCCGTACCTCCTTGCGTACGGCGTCCACCACGGACGCGTCCAGCCCCGCGAGCAGCTCGACCCGGGCGTGCAGCGACTGCTCGAAGTCCAGCTCGCCGCGCATCGCGGCGGCGGTCACCTCGGCGACCTCGGCCTCACAGCCGGCGTGCGCCGCGAACAGCTCGATGACCTCGTCCTGGATGAGCGTGGAGTCGACATCCATCACGACCAGCCGCTGGGCCCGGCGCTGCAGCCCGGCCGCGACGACCGCCACATCCACCCCGAGCTTGGCCGCCTCAAGCGCCAGCGCCGTCCGCAGGGTGTCCGTGGCTGTACCGGAGACCGCGAACTCGACCGCAGTCACCGGATACTTCGCAAGCCGGAAAATCCGGTCGATATTGCCGCCGGTGCCCGTTATGGCGGCTGCTATGGCAGCGGTCGACTCGGCGGTGAGCGGGTGCCCCAGCACCGTGACATGGGAGCGTCCACTGCCGCGCGGACGGTTGTCCCCCAGGCCGGAGATGATCTCCGCCTGAAGGTTCAGCGACTCGGCCCAGCTGTGCACGGTGGCCCGCAGGTCACCCTCGGAGGAGCCGGAGGTGCCATGGCGGGGGGAGGGGGCGGTGACCAGCGCGCACAGTGTGATGCGCCCCCGGGTCACGACCTGTTCGATGTCCACGACATCGACGGAGTAGGCGGCGAGGGTGTCGAAAAGACCCGCGGTGATGCCGGGCCGGTCCTTCCCGAAGATCTTCACGAGAAGGGTCGGTACATCGTCGCCCGGTACGGCGGTGGCAGGTGGGATCTGCGATGCGCTCATGGTGCCCTTACGGTAACCGTCCGGCGCGGACGGCCGTACAGGTGTCCGTGCTTCGGACCGGCGCCTCGTGCCGCCCGTCCCTGCTGCGGACCGGCGCCTCCTCCCGTCAGTATGTGCTCGCCTCCGCCCCCTCGCGAGCCCGGCACGCGGGCGGCCGCTCCACCGTCCACCGCCGATCGTTATGGAGTCGTGTCCGGACGCGTCAAGGCCGCCGATCAGGGCGGACCATGCGAATCTCCAATGCCCCTGCCTCCGTGGTGGGTTCGGGTACGCCGAGGCTGCCCGCCCGTCTGCCGTACAGGAGCGGAAGGGCGGCCCGGATGCCGGCTTGCCGGTGTAGCCGCACTCCCGTCGGCGTGGATGTCAATGCCGATTTTCGGCCGATTCACCCCGTGCACCGGAGATCACGGCTTCGCCGGACGGCGTCCACCGGCCCGCAGTGTCCCTTCCGTCGAAGGAGAGCCCCAGTTCAGAGCGGGCAGGACGGAGGGTGTGGGCGCGGGCGGGCGGAGGGGAACGTGTGTTTGTATGGGCATGCCAGGTCCCCCGTCGGAAGCGGCCCCGGACGCCCCGTCGCCCGGAACCTCCGCAATCATCCGATCCCTCCGGATCGGTGTGTCTTCCTGCTCTCCAGGGACGTTTGACGGGCGCCGACGGGAGACCTCGCAGCCCAACACCGTCCCGGTTTCCGGTCGGAGGGCCAAGCCTGAAATAGTTCCTCACGATGTTCGCCATCCCTAGACTTCCCATACAGGGCGTCACTCGGGGGACTATGTAATGGGGCGTGGAGTGCCTGAACTCGTACTGGAATTGAACGGAAGAACCTGGACGCTCGACCCGTCCCGGTCGTACAACGTGGGACGCGATCCGCAGGGCGACATGGTGCTCGACGATGCCAGGGTCTCCTGGCGGCACGCCACCGTGCGGTGGGCCGGCCGCGGCTGGATCATCGAAGATCACGGCAGTACCAACGGTACGTACGTCCAGGGCCAGCGGATCCACCAGATGGAGATCGCCCCCGGCTCGGTCGTGCACCTCGGCAATGCCACCGACGGTCCCCGGGTGAGCCTGTCGGCCGCCGGTGCGCCGGCCGCCGACGCCTACCACGCGCAGCCCGCGATGGCACCGCAGCAGCAGGGCTGGCAGGCACCGCCCGCCCAGCAGCAGCCCGGCGCCCAGCAAGGCTGGCAGGCGCCGCCGCAGGGCCGGCAGCCGCCGTACATCCCGCCCCAGCAGCCGCAGCAGGCCCAGCAGCCTCACCAGCAGGCCGCGCCGCCCCAGGGCGGCGACCGCAGCCCCACCACGTTCCACCGTCTCGACGCGGGCCGGGTGATGCGGATAGGCCGCGCGCTGGAGAACGAGCTGGTCGTCTCCGACCTCCAGGTCTCCCGTCACCACGCCGAGTTCCGGGCCACGCCCGACGGCCGCTTCGAGATCCGCGACCTCGGCAGCCACAACGGCACCTACGTCAACGGCCAGCCGGTCCCCAAGTCCGGTACGGCCCCGATCGGCCCGAACGACATCATCGGCGTGGGTCACTCCACGTTCCGGCTGGTCGGCGACCGCCTGGAGGAGTTCGTCGACACCGGCGAGGTCTCCTTCTCGGCCCGCCACCTCACGGTCACCGTCGACGGCGGCAAGCAGATCCTCAAGGACGTCTCCTTCGGCGTCCCGGAGAAGTCGCTGATCGCCGTCATCGGCCCGTCCGGATCCGGTAAGTCGACGCTGCTCAAGGCGCTGACCGGCTACCGCCCCGCCAACCAGGGCGATGTCCTCTACGACAACCGGAACCTCTACAAGCAGTTCGCCGAGCTGCGGCAGCGCATCGGTCTGGTCCCGCAGGACGACATTCTGCACAAGGAACTGACCGTCTCCAAGGCCCTCAAGTACGCCGCCAAGCTCCGCTTCCCCGGCGACACCGCGGAGTCCGAGCGCGAGGCCCGCATCGACGAGGTGCTGCGCGAGCTCAAGCTCGACATCCACAAGGACAAGAAGGTCACCTCGCTCTCCGGCGGCCAGCGCAAGCGGGTGTCGGTGGCCCTGGAGCTGCTGACCAAGCCGTCGCTGATCTTCCTGGACGAGCCGACCTCCGGCCTCGACCCGGGCATGGACCGCGATGTCATGCAGCTGCTGCGCGGCCTCGCGGACGACGGCCGTACGGTCCTAGTCGTCACCCACTCCGTCGCCGAACTCAGCCTCTGCGACAAGCTGTTGGTGATGGCGCCGGGCGGTGGCGTGGCCTACTTCGGTCCGCCCGAGGACGCGCTGAACTTCTTCCAGTACGACACCTGGGCGGATGTCTTCTCGGCCTTCGAGAACTACCGCGACTACGACTGGATGGGCCGCTGGCGCGGTTCCCCGCACTACCAGCTGTACGCCGCGGACATCGACGCCGTCGCCCCGCAGTCGGTGTCGGTCGAGCCGCCGCCGGCCCGGATGCAGAAGTCCCAGAGCTGGGGCTCGCAGCTGTGGACGCTGATGCGGCGCTATGTGTCCGTGCTCGCCTCCGACCGGGGCTTCCTGGGCCTGATGCTGATCCTGCCCGCCGTGCTCGGTGTGGTCTCGATGCTGATCCCCAGCGATTTCGGCTTCGCGTACGGACCGCTGAAGAAGGGCCGGACCAACCGCGACGCGAGCACGATCATGCTGATCCTCGCGGTCGGTATGTGCTTCTCGGGTGCGGCCAACTCGGTCCGTGAGCTGATCAAGGAGCGGGTCATCTACGAGCGCGAACGGGCCACCGGCCTGTCGCGGTCGGCGTATCTGATGTCCAAGGTGATCGTGCTCGGCGTCGTCACGGCCTTCCAGGGCCTGATCATCGCGGCGATCGGATTCTCCTTCCGGAACATGCCCGCCGAGGGCCTCATCGTGGAGAACCTCCCGGCCATCGAGATGGCGCTGTCGATCATCGCGCTGGGCTTCACCTCGATGATGTTCGGCCTGATCATCTCCTCGCTGGTCAAAACCGCCGAGAAGACCATGCCGCTGCTGGTCATGTTCGCCATCGTCCAGGTCGTCTTCACCGGCGTGCTCTTCCAGCTCTTCGACACCCCGGGCGTCGCCCAGTTCGCCTGGCTGATGCCGTCGCGCTGGGCCATCGGCGCGATGGGCGCGACCGCCGATATGAACACGCTGCTGCCGTGGGAGCCGGGCAACCCGGACCCGCTGTGGAAGCACCAGACCGGTGTGTACGTGATGGACATGATCATCCTGATCAGCCTGGGCGTCGCGCTCGCCTTCGTCGTCGCGCGGCTGCTGCGCCGCCACGAGCCGGAGGTCATGCGCAAGTAGCGCGGGCCACCGGAATGACACCGCCGAGGGGCGGCACCCGAAACCGCCGAAACCGGGTGCCGCCCCTCGGCGGTGTGTGCGGACGCGGTCCGGCCCAAGGCTCAGTAGGCCGAGTTGACGTTGTCCATCGAGCCGTAGCGGTGCTGCGCGTAGTGGCAGGCCGCGGTGATGTTGGCGACCGGGTCGTACGGGTCCCAGGACGTGCCGTCCACGTGGTACTGCTTGAAGGTCGGGTCGATGACCTGCAGCAGGCCCTTGGACGGGATGCCGTTCTGTGCGTTGATGTCCCAGAGGTTGATCGCCTTCGGGTTGCCGGACGACTCCCGCATGATGTTGCGGTAGATGCCGTCGTACGAGCCGGGGATGTCGTGCTTGTCCATGACGTCCAGCGCTTCCCGGATCCAGCCGTCCAGATTGTTCGGATACGTCTTCTTGGCGGCCGGCTTCGATGTCGGGAGGGCGGCGCGCTTGGCGGACCGGCTCGCGGCCTCCTTCGCCTTGCGCTCCTTCTCGGCCTTGGCCTTCGCGGCGGCGATGGCCTTCGCCTTGGCCTCGGCCTTCTTCTTGGCGGCGGCCTCGGCCCGGCCCTTCGCGGCGGAGCCCTCGGCCTGCTGGCCGATCGTGGCCTGCTGTGCCTTCGCGGCGGTGCCGACCGCGCTGAAGGCGAGCGGCTGCACGTTCTTGGGGGCGGTCGCTGCCTTGCGCTGCTCGGCGTCAGCACCCGGGACGACAGAGAAGACCAGAGCGGCGGCGCCGGCTGTGGCGACACCTGCGATGGAAAGCTTATGAGTCCGATTTAGGCGGTTATAGCCGAGAAGAGCGTGTTTAGGCATGGCAGGTCGACCTCTTCCAATGGGGAACCGTCGCAAGGGCCTCGGGTGGCGTTGAACGCCGGGTTCTTTCCGCGGCGCCGAGCGACGGGGCCATTCTTAGCGGCCGAAAAATCACCGGGCAAAGGAGCGAAATACGATCCGGGTTAGTGGAACCGGGTGGCCGGGAATTGCGTCCGGGGTGGGAACTTCCCAGCTCACGCCGTTCTTAACGGCCCACTAACGCGGGTCGTAAGTGACGTAGGTCCTATGCGCGGCGTCACATTGGGCAGAGGTTTATCTCGCCAGCTGTAATTGCAAATGCACAACCCGTAGAGGTCAGATTTCAACCAATACCTGGTCGAGAGATTTTCTGGTCAAATCGGGCACTTCGCAATTAGGTGCCGGATATCCCACCGGAATTACCGCGAAAGCTTTCTCATTGGCGGGCCGCCCCAGCACCTCCTGTAGGAACCGCATCGGACTCGGCGTGTGCACCAGCGCCGCCAGCCCCGACAGATGCAGCGCGGACAGCAGCATGCCGACCGCGATACCCACCGACTCGTCCACGTAGTAGTGCTTGCGCTTGCTGCCGTCCTCGCCCAGCCAGTGTCGCTGCTGGAAGACGACGATCAGCTGCGGCGCGTCCGTCAGGTGCGGCTTGACCTCGTCCGTGCCCAGCGGCCGCAGCGCCGCCAGCCACTCCTCGCCCAGTCGCCCCTCATAGGAGACGCGCTCCTCCGCCTCCGCCGCCGCCCGGATCCTGCCGCGCACCGCCGGATCTTTGACCAGTACGAACGTCCACGGCTGCTGATGCGCCCCGGACGGCGCGGTGGCCGCGCAGGCGATCGCGTCCTTCACCACCTGCTCCGGCACCGGATCGGCGGCGAACTGCCGGACCGTGCGCCGCTGGGCCATCCGCTCGCGCAGCTCGGCGGCGCGGACCAGCGACTCGTCGGCGGGCATCCGGGCGGGCCGGTACGGCATCGGGCGGTAGGGGGCGCCATGGGTGGGGGTCCACCTCTTCGTTGAGTGCGACATGCACCGAGTCTGGAACTCGGGACGGCAGTACGCGATGCGGATCCCCGAATTCACGCCACACGAGACGCTGCCCACCGCCGCGCCCCCCGTCCGCCTGGCCGCCCTCATCAGCAGCGCGACAGGGCGTTCGGCCTAGGCCCGGGGACGTAGGCGGGGGACGCCGGTGGACCGATACGGGCCGGTCACCCCGCCGGTACGGTGAAGCCATGACCAAGGGACCGAGCGCCGGGATCCCCGCGGTGAGCACCGCGATCCTGGCGATGAGCAGGCATCTTGAGGTGCGCGACGTCCTCAAGACGATCGTCGCCTCGGCCCGCGAGCTGCTGGACGCCGAGTACGCCGCGCTGGGCGTGCCGGACGATCACGGCGGCTTCGCCCAGTTCGTGGTGGACGGCGTCAGCGGCGAGCAGTGGAAGGCCATCGGCCCGCTGCCCCGTCAGCACGGCATCCTCGCCGCCATGCTGCACAACGCCACCCCGGAGCGCCTCGCCGACGTCCGCAAGGACCCCCGCTTCGGCGGCTGGCCCGAGGCCCACCCGGACATGTCCGACTTCCTCGGCCTGCCGGTCGCCGACGGCGACGAAATCCTCGGCGCCCTCTTCCTGGCCAACAAGCGCTGCCCCAAGCGGGACGGCCGCTGCGGCTTCACCGAGGACGACGAACGGCTGCTCGGCATACTCGCCCAGCACGCCGCCATCGCCCTGACCAACGCCCGCCTCTACGAGCGCAGCCGCGAACTCACCATCGCGGAGGAGCGCGCCCGGCTCGCCCACGAACTGCACGACGCGGTCTCCCAGAAGCTGTTCTCGCTCCGGCTGACCGCCCAGGCCGCCACCGCACTGGTCGACCGCGACCCGGCCCGCGCCAAGGGCGAGCTCCACCAGGTCGCCGCGCTGGCCGCGGAGGCAGCCGACGAACTGCGCGCCGCCGTCGTCGAGTTGCGGCCCGCGGCCCTCGACGAGGACGGCCTGATCGCCACTCTCCGCTCCCAGACCCAGGTCCTGGACCGCGCCCACACCGCACGCGTCACCTTCGCCGCCCAGGGCGTACGGGCGCTTCCCGCCGCCCAGGAGGAGGCGATGCTCCGGGTCGCGCAGGAGGCGCTGCACAACGCCCTGCGGCACTCCGGTGCCGAGCACGTCGAGGTGACCCTTGCCCGGAACGGCCAGGGAGCACGGCTGCGCGTCGCCGACGACGGCCGCGGCTTCGACCCGGGAGCCGTCCGCCGGGCCGGCCGGCACCTCGGCCTGGTCTCGATGCGGGACCGGGCCGGCGGCGTCGGCGGAAAGCTCACCGTGGAGTCGGAGCCCGGCCAGGGCACCGCTGTCGAGATGGAGGTGCCCGGTGGCTGACAGCGACCCGATCCGCGTACTGCTGGTGGACGACCACCAGGTCGTACGCCGGGGGCTGCGGACGTTCCTGGAGGTCCAGGACGACATCGAGGTGGTGGGGGAGGCGTCCGACGGCGCCGAGGGCGTCGGCGCCGCCGAACAGCTGCGCCCGGACGTCGTCCTGATGGACGTCAAGATGCCCGGCATGGACGGCATCGAGGCCCTGCGCAAGCTCCGCGAACTGGCCAACCCCGCACGGGTGTTGGTCGTCACCAGCTTCACCGAACAGCGCACCGTCGTCCCGGCCCTGCGCGCGGGAGCGGCGGGCTATGTCTACAAGGACGTCGACCCGGACGCGCTGGCCGGCGCCATCCGCTCCGTGCACGCGGGGCATGTCCTGCTCCAGCCCGAGGTCGCCGGTGCCCTGCTGTCTCAGGAGGAGGGCAACAACGGCCAGGGGCGCGGCACTTCACTCACCGAGCGGGAGCGCGAGGTCCTCGGGCTGATCGCGGACGGCCGCTCCAACCGCGAGATCGCCCGCGCGCTGGTGCTCTCCGAGAAGACCGTCAAGACGCATGTCTCCAACATCCTCATGAAGCTGGACCTCGCCGACCGGACGCAGGCCGCGCTGTGGGCCGTACGGCACGGAATCGGGGCCTGATCGGGGCCCGACGATCGTCCTGTACGACAATGCGTCAAGCCGAACGTCGACTTCCGATCAGAGATTCATACTGTCGTGTAGCTGTAGTCCGTTTGGCGTATCCCTCTTCGCGCCGGGCCGTTGTCCAGGGCAGTCGTGGCGGCTGGTCACGGCAACGGCAATGAGGAGCAAGAGAAGTGAAGAACATCAAGCGCGCAGCGGCCATCACGATGGCGGCGGGCGGTCTCGCCCTCGCGGGTGCCGGCGTCGCGGCGGCCGACGCCCCGCTGGCCAGCGGCCAGGCGGCGGGCTCCGCGGGCGTCCTTTCCGGCAACAACGTGCAGGCCCCGGTGGACGCCTCCACGAACGCCTGTGGGAACACCGTCAACGGCGTCGGTCTGCTCAACCCCACCGGCGGTCAGAAGTGCGCCAACTACACCCAGGGCGGCGCGGAGGGGCAGGCCGTGGCCTCCTCGGGCGTCGGCTCCGGCAACAACGTGCAGATCCCGGTGCACACCCCCGTGAACACCACCGGCAACAGCGTCAACATCGTCGGCCTGCTCAACCCCACCGGCGGCAACGTCAGCAGCAACTACTGAGGCGCCGGACCACTGTCATCTGCGGCCTGTGTCGCCGCGTAAGGAACTCACACTC includes:
- the serB gene encoding phosphoserine phosphatase SerB, whose protein sequence is MSASQIPPATAVPGDDVPTLLVKIFGKDRPGITAGLFDTLAAYSVDVVDIEQVVTRGRITLCALVTAPSPRHGTSGSSEGDLRATVHSWAESLNLQAEIISGLGDNRPRGSGRSHVTVLGHPLTAESTAAIAAAITGTGGNIDRIFRLAKYPVTAVEFAVSGTATDTLRTALALEAAKLGVDVAVVAAGLQRRAQRLVVMDVDSTLIQDEVIELFAAHAGCEAEVAEVTAAAMRGELDFEQSLHARVELLAGLDASVVDAVRKEVRLTPGARTLVRTLKRLGYQVGVVSGGFTQVTDALKDELGLDFASANTLEIDDGKLTGKVTGNIVDRAGKARLLRDFAHEAGVPLDQTVAIGDGANDLDMLNTAGLGVAFNAKPVVREAAHTAVNVPFLDTVLYLLGVTREEVEAADTHER
- a CDS encoding ABC transporter ATP-binding protein/permease, encoding MGRGVPELVLELNGRTWTLDPSRSYNVGRDPQGDMVLDDARVSWRHATVRWAGRGWIIEDHGSTNGTYVQGQRIHQMEIAPGSVVHLGNATDGPRVSLSAAGAPAADAYHAQPAMAPQQQGWQAPPAQQQPGAQQGWQAPPQGRQPPYIPPQQPQQAQQPHQQAAPPQGGDRSPTTFHRLDAGRVMRIGRALENELVVSDLQVSRHHAEFRATPDGRFEIRDLGSHNGTYVNGQPVPKSGTAPIGPNDIIGVGHSTFRLVGDRLEEFVDTGEVSFSARHLTVTVDGGKQILKDVSFGVPEKSLIAVIGPSGSGKSTLLKALTGYRPANQGDVLYDNRNLYKQFAELRQRIGLVPQDDILHKELTVSKALKYAAKLRFPGDTAESEREARIDEVLRELKLDIHKDKKVTSLSGGQRKRVSVALELLTKPSLIFLDEPTSGLDPGMDRDVMQLLRGLADDGRTVLVVTHSVAELSLCDKLLVMAPGGGVAYFGPPEDALNFFQYDTWADVFSAFENYRDYDWMGRWRGSPHYQLYAADIDAVAPQSVSVEPPPARMQKSQSWGSQLWTLMRRYVSVLASDRGFLGLMLILPAVLGVVSMLIPSDFGFAYGPLKKGRTNRDASTIMLILAVGMCFSGAANSVRELIKERVIYERERATGLSRSAYLMSKVIVLGVVTAFQGLIIAAIGFSFRNMPAEGLIVENLPAIEMALSIIALGFTSMMFGLIISSLVKTAEKTMPLLVMFAIVQVVFTGVLFQLFDTPGVAQFAWLMPSRWAIGAMGATADMNTLLPWEPGNPDPLWKHQTGVYVMDMIILISLGVALAFVVARLLRRHEPEVMRK
- a CDS encoding transglycosylase SLT domain-containing protein is translated as MPKHALLGYNRLNRTHKLSIAGVATAGAAALVFSVVPGADAEQRKAATAPKNVQPLAFSAVGTAAKAQQATIGQQAEGSAAKGRAEAAAKKKAEAKAKAIAAAKAKAEKERKAKEAASRSAKRAALPTSKPAAKKTYPNNLDGWIREALDVMDKHDIPGSYDGIYRNIMRESSGNPKAINLWDINAQNGIPSKGLLQVIDPTFKQYHVDGTSWDPYDPVANITAACHYAQHRYGSMDNVNSAY
- a CDS encoding nitroreductase family protein translates to MPYRPARMPADESLVRAAELRERMAQRRTVRQFAADPVPEQVVKDAIACAATAPSGAHQQPWTFVLVKDPAVRGRIRAAAEAEERVSYEGRLGEEWLAALRPLGTDEVKPHLTDAPQLIVVFQQRHWLGEDGSKRKHYYVDESVGIAVGMLLSALHLSGLAALVHTPSPMRFLQEVLGRPANEKAFAVIPVGYPAPNCEVPDLTRKSLDQVLVEI
- a CDS encoding GAF domain-containing sensor histidine kinase; this translates as MTKGPSAGIPAVSTAILAMSRHLEVRDVLKTIVASARELLDAEYAALGVPDDHGGFAQFVVDGVSGEQWKAIGPLPRQHGILAAMLHNATPERLADVRKDPRFGGWPEAHPDMSDFLGLPVADGDEILGALFLANKRCPKRDGRCGFTEDDERLLGILAQHAAIALTNARLYERSRELTIAEERARLAHELHDAVSQKLFSLRLTAQAATALVDRDPARAKGELHQVAALAAEAADELRAAVVELRPAALDEDGLIATLRSQTQVLDRAHTARVTFAAQGVRALPAAQEEAMLRVAQEALHNALRHSGAEHVEVTLARNGQGARLRVADDGRGFDPGAVRRAGRHLGLVSMRDRAGGVGGKLTVESEPGQGTAVEMEVPGG
- a CDS encoding response regulator, whose protein sequence is MADSDPIRVLLVDDHQVVRRGLRTFLEVQDDIEVVGEASDGAEGVGAAEQLRPDVVLMDVKMPGMDGIEALRKLRELANPARVLVVTSFTEQRTVVPALRAGAAGYVYKDVDPDALAGAIRSVHAGHVLLQPEVAGALLSQEEGNNGQGRGTSLTEREREVLGLIADGRSNREIARALVLSEKTVKTHVSNILMKLDLADRTQAALWAVRHGIGA
- a CDS encoding chaplin, which produces MKNIKRAAAITMAAGGLALAGAGVAAADAPLASGQAAGSAGVLSGNNVQAPVDASTNACGNTVNGVGLLNPTGGQKCANYTQGGAEGQAVASSGVGSGNNVQIPVHTPVNTTGNSVNIVGLLNPTGGNVSSNY